A single Dasypus novemcinctus isolate mDasNov1 chromosome 4, mDasNov1.1.hap2, whole genome shotgun sequence DNA region contains:
- the TEX55 gene encoding testis-specific expressed protein 55 isoform X2, translating into MEEPSEEAPSESLEPESTDEHPTASYYDDQDEENWNNQVEEESDDQSDHKITDKTAHRVSVQVDPKLFDQNDPQVFEQIGSRLSGQDDRRASNFSDIADRRASHQTDHKVANQADHVDSEQTDQRWSVSSEQRPSEEVDHKLSVLSEQRISEQIDNKLSDSANQRTSEQVDHRLSVSSDKRPSEQIDYRLPILSDGIISEQTGNKESGSADRRPSEQSDRRLSVTSGQRTSEQTDHRLSVSFDQRTSEQIDQRPPISSDRRTSEQTDHRLSVLPDQKISEEIAHKLSILSDRKTSEQTDRRLSTLPDQRTSEQMDHRLSVSSDQRTSEQIGHRLSVSSDQRTSEQIGHRLSEQTDRRPSVQTHPEVYDQATGLAEHQAESNADQLTDDQEYYNESNQIKNRTDDQVDDIEDYLTDYGTPGQFDYKISKEFDNFREDTVADYRVQPCKFEDSQTDFNNSKVSVETETETEGETVNFIPNYHLADTRFTNYYTAKNQDYFQRLPSISSKLDYMISQEKTQVTKTKPDDISQSEQEKKSYVYKQTHKKKFAPIAYEDPYQVALQYMEKHNILQIFQITEKLVYEKPEDPLHFMLNQVWNRKKEKEKPFYPFY; encoded by the exons ATGGAGGAACCTTCAGAAGAGGCTCCTTCTGAATCCTTGGAACCTGAAAGCACAGACGAGCATCCAACTGCCAGCTATTATGACGACCAGGATGAGGAGAACTGGAATAATCAGGTGGAAGAGGAGTCAGATGACCAGAGTGATCACAAAATAACTGACAAGACTGCCCACAGAGTGTCTGTTCAGGTAGACCCCAAATTATTTGACCAAAATGACCCCCAAGTATTTGAACAGATTGGGAGCAGACTATCTGGTCAGGATGATCGTAGAGCATCCAACTTTTCTGACATTGCTGACCGTAGAGCATCTCATCAGACTGACCACAAGGTAGCTAACCAAGCTGATCATGTAGATTCTGAACAGACTGACCAAAGATGGTCTGTTTCTTCTGAACAAAGGCCTTCTGAAGAGGTTGACCACAAATTGTCTGTTCTGTCTGAACAAAGAATCTCTGAACAGATTGACAACAAGCTGTCTGACTCTGCCAACCAAAGAACTTCTGAACAAGTTGACCACAGATTGTCTGTTTCTTCTGACAAAAGACCTTCTGAACAGATTGACTACAGATTGCCTATCCTGTCTGATGGAATCATCTCTGAACAGACTGGCAACAAGGAATCTGGCTCTGCTGACCGAAGACCTTCTGAACAATCTGACCGCAGATTGTCTGTCACATCTGGCCAAAGAACTTCTGAACAAACTGATCACAGATTGTCTGTTTCCTTTGACCAAAGAACTTCTGAACAGATTGACCAGAGACCGCCTATCTCATCTGACAGAAGAACTTCTGAGCAGACTGACCACAGACTGTCTGTCTTGCCTGACCAAAAAATTTCTGAAGAGATTGCCCACAAACTATCTATCCTATCTGACCGAAAAACTTCTGAACAGACTGACCGCAGACTGTCTACCCTGCCTGACCAAAGAACTTCTGAACAGATGGACCACAGATTGTCTGTCTCATCTGACCAAAGAACTTCTGAACAGATTGGCCACAGATTGTCTGTCTCATCTGACCAAAGAACTTCTGAACAGATTGGCCACAGATTGTCTGAGCAAACTGACCGCAGACCATCTGTACAGACTCACCCCGAAGTATATGACCAAGCCACTGGCCTAGCTGAACACCAGGCTGAGAGCAATGCTGACCAACTTACAGATGACCAGGAATACTACAATGAATCTAACCAGATTAAGAACAGAACAGATGACCAGGTTGATGACATAGAAGACTACCTAACTGATTATGGAACACCTGGCCAGTTTGACTACAAAATATCTAAGGAATTTGACAACTTCAGGGAAGACACAGTGGCTGACTACAGAGTACAGCCCTGCAAATTTGAGGATAGCCAAACAGACTTCAACAATTCCAAGGTTTCAGTTGAAACAGAAACTGAAACTGAAGGTGAAACTGTAAACTTTATCCCAAACTACCACCTAGCTGATACCAGATTCACAAATTATTACACAGCAAAAAACCAAGACTATTTCCAAAGATTACCCTCCATCTCATCCAAATTGGACTATATGATCAGTCAAGAAAAAACTCAAGTGACAAAAACCAAACCT GATGATATTTCACAATCTGAACAAGAAAAGAAGTCTTATGTATACAAGCAAACTCATAAGAAGAAGTTTGCGCCTATAGCATATGAAGATCCTTATCAAGTTGCACTCCAATACATGGAGAAGCACAATATTCTGCAAATATTCCAG
- the TEX55 gene encoding testis-specific expressed protein 55 isoform X1, translating into MEEPSEEAPSESLEPESTDEHPTASYYDDQDEENWNNQVEEESDDQSDHKITDKTAHRVSVQVDPKLFDQNDPQVFEQIGSRLSGQDDRRASNFSDIADRRASHQTDHKVANQADHVDSEQTDQRWSVSSEQRPSEEVDHKLSVLSEQRISEQIDNKLSDSANQRTSEQVDHRLSVSSDKRPSEQIDYRLPILSDGIISEQTGNKESGSADRRPSEQSDRRLSVTSGQRTSEQTDHRLSVSFDQRTSEQIDQRPPISSDRRTSEQTDHRLSVLPDQKISEEIAHKLSILSDRKTSEQTDRRLSTLPDQRTSEQMDHRLSVSSDQRTSEQIGHRLSVSSDQRTSEQIGHRLSEQTDRRPSVQTHPEVYDQATGLAEHQAESNADQLTDDQEYYNESNQIKNRTDDQVDDIEDYLTDYGTPGQFDYKISKEFDNFREDTVADYRVQPCKFEDSQTDFNNSKVSVETETETEGETVNFIPNYHLADTRFTNYYTAKNQDYFQRLPSISSKLDYMISQEKTQVTKTKPDDISQSEQEKKSYVYKQTHKKKFAPIAYEDPYQVALQYMEKHNILQIFQQITEKLVYEKPEDPLHFMLNQVWNRKKEKEKPFYPFY; encoded by the exons ATGGAGGAACCTTCAGAAGAGGCTCCTTCTGAATCCTTGGAACCTGAAAGCACAGACGAGCATCCAACTGCCAGCTATTATGACGACCAGGATGAGGAGAACTGGAATAATCAGGTGGAAGAGGAGTCAGATGACCAGAGTGATCACAAAATAACTGACAAGACTGCCCACAGAGTGTCTGTTCAGGTAGACCCCAAATTATTTGACCAAAATGACCCCCAAGTATTTGAACAGATTGGGAGCAGACTATCTGGTCAGGATGATCGTAGAGCATCCAACTTTTCTGACATTGCTGACCGTAGAGCATCTCATCAGACTGACCACAAGGTAGCTAACCAAGCTGATCATGTAGATTCTGAACAGACTGACCAAAGATGGTCTGTTTCTTCTGAACAAAGGCCTTCTGAAGAGGTTGACCACAAATTGTCTGTTCTGTCTGAACAAAGAATCTCTGAACAGATTGACAACAAGCTGTCTGACTCTGCCAACCAAAGAACTTCTGAACAAGTTGACCACAGATTGTCTGTTTCTTCTGACAAAAGACCTTCTGAACAGATTGACTACAGATTGCCTATCCTGTCTGATGGAATCATCTCTGAACAGACTGGCAACAAGGAATCTGGCTCTGCTGACCGAAGACCTTCTGAACAATCTGACCGCAGATTGTCTGTCACATCTGGCCAAAGAACTTCTGAACAAACTGATCACAGATTGTCTGTTTCCTTTGACCAAAGAACTTCTGAACAGATTGACCAGAGACCGCCTATCTCATCTGACAGAAGAACTTCTGAGCAGACTGACCACAGACTGTCTGTCTTGCCTGACCAAAAAATTTCTGAAGAGATTGCCCACAAACTATCTATCCTATCTGACCGAAAAACTTCTGAACAGACTGACCGCAGACTGTCTACCCTGCCTGACCAAAGAACTTCTGAACAGATGGACCACAGATTGTCTGTCTCATCTGACCAAAGAACTTCTGAACAGATTGGCCACAGATTGTCTGTCTCATCTGACCAAAGAACTTCTGAACAGATTGGCCACAGATTGTCTGAGCAAACTGACCGCAGACCATCTGTACAGACTCACCCCGAAGTATATGACCAAGCCACTGGCCTAGCTGAACACCAGGCTGAGAGCAATGCTGACCAACTTACAGATGACCAGGAATACTACAATGAATCTAACCAGATTAAGAACAGAACAGATGACCAGGTTGATGACATAGAAGACTACCTAACTGATTATGGAACACCTGGCCAGTTTGACTACAAAATATCTAAGGAATTTGACAACTTCAGGGAAGACACAGTGGCTGACTACAGAGTACAGCCCTGCAAATTTGAGGATAGCCAAACAGACTTCAACAATTCCAAGGTTTCAGTTGAAACAGAAACTGAAACTGAAGGTGAAACTGTAAACTTTATCCCAAACTACCACCTAGCTGATACCAGATTCACAAATTATTACACAGCAAAAAACCAAGACTATTTCCAAAGATTACCCTCCATCTCATCCAAATTGGACTATATGATCAGTCAAGAAAAAACTCAAGTGACAAAAACCAAACCT GATGATATTTCACAATCTGAACAAGAAAAGAAGTCTTATGTATACAAGCAAACTCATAAGAAGAAGTTTGCGCCTATAGCATATGAAGATCCTTATCAAGTTGCACTCCAATACATGGAGAAGCACAATATTCTGCAAATATTCCAG
- the TEX55 gene encoding testis-specific expressed protein 55 isoform X3 produces MEEPSEEAPSESLEPESTDEHPTASYYDDQDEENWNNQVEEESDDQSDHKITDKTAHRVSVQVDPKLFDQNDPQVFEQIGSRLSGQDDRRASNFSDIADRRASHQTDHKVANQADHVDSEQTDQRWSVSSEQRPSEEVDHKLSVLSEQRISEQIDNKLSDSANQRTSEQVDHRLSVSSDKRPSEQIDYRLPILSDGIISEQTGNKESGSADRRPSEQSDRRLSVTSGQRTSEQTDHRLSVSFDQRTSEQIDQRPPISSDRRTSEQTDHRLSVLPDQKISEEIAHKLSILSDRKTSEQTDRRLSTLPDQRTSEQMDHRLSVSSDQRTSEQIGHRLSVSSDQRTSEQIGHRLSEQTDRRPSVQTHPEVYDQATGLAEHQAESNADQLTDDQEYYNESNQIKNRTDDQVDDIEDYLTDYGTPGQFDYKISKEFDNFREDTVADYRVQPCKFEDSQTDFNNSKVSVETETETEGETVNFIPNYHLADTRFTNYYTAKNQDYFQRLPSISSKLDYMISQEKTQVTKTKPDDISQSEQEKKSYVYKQTHKKKFAPIAYEDPYQVALQYMEKHNILQIFQQITEKLVYEKPEDPLHFMLNQVQNMIKNRDEM; encoded by the exons ATGGAGGAACCTTCAGAAGAGGCTCCTTCTGAATCCTTGGAACCTGAAAGCACAGACGAGCATCCAACTGCCAGCTATTATGACGACCAGGATGAGGAGAACTGGAATAATCAGGTGGAAGAGGAGTCAGATGACCAGAGTGATCACAAAATAACTGACAAGACTGCCCACAGAGTGTCTGTTCAGGTAGACCCCAAATTATTTGACCAAAATGACCCCCAAGTATTTGAACAGATTGGGAGCAGACTATCTGGTCAGGATGATCGTAGAGCATCCAACTTTTCTGACATTGCTGACCGTAGAGCATCTCATCAGACTGACCACAAGGTAGCTAACCAAGCTGATCATGTAGATTCTGAACAGACTGACCAAAGATGGTCTGTTTCTTCTGAACAAAGGCCTTCTGAAGAGGTTGACCACAAATTGTCTGTTCTGTCTGAACAAAGAATCTCTGAACAGATTGACAACAAGCTGTCTGACTCTGCCAACCAAAGAACTTCTGAACAAGTTGACCACAGATTGTCTGTTTCTTCTGACAAAAGACCTTCTGAACAGATTGACTACAGATTGCCTATCCTGTCTGATGGAATCATCTCTGAACAGACTGGCAACAAGGAATCTGGCTCTGCTGACCGAAGACCTTCTGAACAATCTGACCGCAGATTGTCTGTCACATCTGGCCAAAGAACTTCTGAACAAACTGATCACAGATTGTCTGTTTCCTTTGACCAAAGAACTTCTGAACAGATTGACCAGAGACCGCCTATCTCATCTGACAGAAGAACTTCTGAGCAGACTGACCACAGACTGTCTGTCTTGCCTGACCAAAAAATTTCTGAAGAGATTGCCCACAAACTATCTATCCTATCTGACCGAAAAACTTCTGAACAGACTGACCGCAGACTGTCTACCCTGCCTGACCAAAGAACTTCTGAACAGATGGACCACAGATTGTCTGTCTCATCTGACCAAAGAACTTCTGAACAGATTGGCCACAGATTGTCTGTCTCATCTGACCAAAGAACTTCTGAACAGATTGGCCACAGATTGTCTGAGCAAACTGACCGCAGACCATCTGTACAGACTCACCCCGAAGTATATGACCAAGCCACTGGCCTAGCTGAACACCAGGCTGAGAGCAATGCTGACCAACTTACAGATGACCAGGAATACTACAATGAATCTAACCAGATTAAGAACAGAACAGATGACCAGGTTGATGACATAGAAGACTACCTAACTGATTATGGAACACCTGGCCAGTTTGACTACAAAATATCTAAGGAATTTGACAACTTCAGGGAAGACACAGTGGCTGACTACAGAGTACAGCCCTGCAAATTTGAGGATAGCCAAACAGACTTCAACAATTCCAAGGTTTCAGTTGAAACAGAAACTGAAACTGAAGGTGAAACTGTAAACTTTATCCCAAACTACCACCTAGCTGATACCAGATTCACAAATTATTACACAGCAAAAAACCAAGACTATTTCCAAAGATTACCCTCCATCTCATCCAAATTGGACTATATGATCAGTCAAGAAAAAACTCAAGTGACAAAAACCAAACCT GATGATATTTCACAATCTGAACAAGAAAAGAAGTCTTATGTATACAAGCAAACTCATAAGAAGAAGTTTGCGCCTATAGCATATGAAGATCCTTATCAAGTTGCACTCCAATACATGGAGAAGCACAATATTCTGCAAATATTCCAG
- the TEX55 gene encoding testis-specific expressed protein 55 isoform X4 gives MEEPSEEAPSESLEPESTDEHPTASYYDDQDEENWNNQVEEESDDQSDHKITDKTAHRVSVQVDPKLFDQNDPQVFEQIGSRLSGQDDRRASNFSDIADRRASHQTDHKVANQADHVDSEQTDQRWSVSSEQRPSEEVDHKLSVLSEQRISEQIDNKLSDSANQRTSEQVDHRLSVSSDKRPSEQIDYRLPILSDGIISEQTGNKESGSADRRPSEQSDRRLSVTSGQRTSEQTDHRLSVSFDQRTSEQIDQRPPISSDRRTSEQTDHRLSVLPDQKISEEIAHKLSILSDRKTSEQTDRRLSTLPDQRTSEQMDHRLSVSSDQRTSEQIGHRLSVSSDQRTSEQIGHRLSEQTDRRPSVQTHPEVYDQATGLAEHQAESNADQLTDDQEYYNESNQIKNRTDDQVDDIEDYLTDYGTPGQFDYKISKEFDNFREDTVADYRVQPCKFEDSQTDFNNSKVSVETETETEGETVNFIPNYHLADTRFTNYYTAKNQDYFQRLPSISSKLDYMISQEKTQVTKTKPDDISQSEQEKKSYVYKQTHKKKFAPIAYEDPYQVALQYMEKHNILQIFQITEKLVYEKPEDPLHFMLNQVQNMIKNRDEM, from the exons ATGGAGGAACCTTCAGAAGAGGCTCCTTCTGAATCCTTGGAACCTGAAAGCACAGACGAGCATCCAACTGCCAGCTATTATGACGACCAGGATGAGGAGAACTGGAATAATCAGGTGGAAGAGGAGTCAGATGACCAGAGTGATCACAAAATAACTGACAAGACTGCCCACAGAGTGTCTGTTCAGGTAGACCCCAAATTATTTGACCAAAATGACCCCCAAGTATTTGAACAGATTGGGAGCAGACTATCTGGTCAGGATGATCGTAGAGCATCCAACTTTTCTGACATTGCTGACCGTAGAGCATCTCATCAGACTGACCACAAGGTAGCTAACCAAGCTGATCATGTAGATTCTGAACAGACTGACCAAAGATGGTCTGTTTCTTCTGAACAAAGGCCTTCTGAAGAGGTTGACCACAAATTGTCTGTTCTGTCTGAACAAAGAATCTCTGAACAGATTGACAACAAGCTGTCTGACTCTGCCAACCAAAGAACTTCTGAACAAGTTGACCACAGATTGTCTGTTTCTTCTGACAAAAGACCTTCTGAACAGATTGACTACAGATTGCCTATCCTGTCTGATGGAATCATCTCTGAACAGACTGGCAACAAGGAATCTGGCTCTGCTGACCGAAGACCTTCTGAACAATCTGACCGCAGATTGTCTGTCACATCTGGCCAAAGAACTTCTGAACAAACTGATCACAGATTGTCTGTTTCCTTTGACCAAAGAACTTCTGAACAGATTGACCAGAGACCGCCTATCTCATCTGACAGAAGAACTTCTGAGCAGACTGACCACAGACTGTCTGTCTTGCCTGACCAAAAAATTTCTGAAGAGATTGCCCACAAACTATCTATCCTATCTGACCGAAAAACTTCTGAACAGACTGACCGCAGACTGTCTACCCTGCCTGACCAAAGAACTTCTGAACAGATGGACCACAGATTGTCTGTCTCATCTGACCAAAGAACTTCTGAACAGATTGGCCACAGATTGTCTGTCTCATCTGACCAAAGAACTTCTGAACAGATTGGCCACAGATTGTCTGAGCAAACTGACCGCAGACCATCTGTACAGACTCACCCCGAAGTATATGACCAAGCCACTGGCCTAGCTGAACACCAGGCTGAGAGCAATGCTGACCAACTTACAGATGACCAGGAATACTACAATGAATCTAACCAGATTAAGAACAGAACAGATGACCAGGTTGATGACATAGAAGACTACCTAACTGATTATGGAACACCTGGCCAGTTTGACTACAAAATATCTAAGGAATTTGACAACTTCAGGGAAGACACAGTGGCTGACTACAGAGTACAGCCCTGCAAATTTGAGGATAGCCAAACAGACTTCAACAATTCCAAGGTTTCAGTTGAAACAGAAACTGAAACTGAAGGTGAAACTGTAAACTTTATCCCAAACTACCACCTAGCTGATACCAGATTCACAAATTATTACACAGCAAAAAACCAAGACTATTTCCAAAGATTACCCTCCATCTCATCCAAATTGGACTATATGATCAGTCAAGAAAAAACTCAAGTGACAAAAACCAAACCT GATGATATTTCACAATCTGAACAAGAAAAGAAGTCTTATGTATACAAGCAAACTCATAAGAAGAAGTTTGCGCCTATAGCATATGAAGATCCTTATCAAGTTGCACTCCAATACATGGAGAAGCACAATATTCTGCAAATATTCCAG